One segment of Caldalkalibacillus thermarum DNA contains the following:
- a CDS encoding CoA-transferase subunit beta, producing MRTSYSVSDIMTCALARMLKDGETVFHGVSSHLPMVAIQLAKHMQAPNLVHLNIPGGVNPSSLKKASYSSAGADLVTGAEAYFPLDEVFDLSMRGKLDVAFLGGVQFDVHGNVNASVIGDYRQPKVRLPGGAGSAVLIPTAKKIILWRTKHDKRTFVERVDFVTTRGNLWKIVTPLCIFEFRHGKLHLDSIHPTSSLEEVRANTGFELLYDEIKYTPPPSKRELDVLKKIDPYEYRALEFQLNR from the coding sequence ATGAGAACATCCTATAGCGTCAGCGATATTATGACTTGTGCCCTGGCCAGGATGCTCAAGGATGGTGAGACTGTATTTCATGGGGTATCGTCCCATCTGCCGATGGTGGCCATACAGCTGGCCAAACATATGCAGGCGCCCAATCTGGTTCATTTAAACATTCCTGGAGGGGTTAATCCTTCCTCACTCAAGAAAGCATCCTACTCATCAGCGGGTGCAGACTTAGTGACAGGTGCAGAAGCTTATTTTCCCCTAGACGAGGTATTTGATCTGTCTATGAGGGGAAAACTTGACGTGGCATTTTTGGGGGGCGTTCAATTTGATGTGCACGGCAATGTCAACGCTTCTGTGATTGGGGATTATAGGCAACCCAAAGTGCGCCTGCCGGGCGGGGCAGGAAGCGCTGTGCTGATACCAACAGCCAAAAAAATTATTCTTTGGAGAACGAAGCATGACAAGCGAACTTTCGTTGAAAGGGTCGATTTTGTCACAACACGAGGCAACTTATGGAAAATCGTCACCCCTCTGTGTATCTTCGAATTCCGTCATGGAAAGCTTCACTTGGACAGCATCCATCCTACTTCCAGCTTGGAAGAAGTCAGAGCAAACACCGGCTTTGAACTGCTCTACGATGAAATCAAATACACCCCACCGCCTTCCAAACGAGAGCTGGACGTCTTAAAGAAAATAGATCCATACGAATATCGGGCCCTTGAATTTCAGCTGAACCGGTAA